One region of Glycine max cultivar Williams 82 chromosome 9, Glycine_max_v4.0, whole genome shotgun sequence genomic DNA includes:
- the LOC100818313 gene encoding uncharacterized protein, whose product MIPFAHPNPGMASRNNYNRATAETVFAAANAIVAAESRVQPTDAPKKRWGGCWSQYWCFGSCKSSKSSKRIGHAVLVPEPAAPTGPAAAAAAPNPSAAIVMPFIAPPSSPASFLQSDPPSGIQSPPGLLSLSALAANAYSSGGPASMFTIGPYAYETQLVSPPVFSAFTTEPSTAPYTPPPESVQQTTPSSPDVPFAQLLASSLDRARKSNGNHKFPLYNYEFHPYQQYPGSPGGQLISPGSAFSTSGTSTPFPDRPPTLEFPFPKGETPRILGFEHFSTRRWGSRLGSGSLTPDGAWQGSRLGSGSLTPDGIGLASRLGSGCVTPDGLGLESRLGSGCLTPDSAGPINQNNISVQNQISKEATLADTDNGHSSNATLIDHRVSFELTGEDVARCLANKTGVLLRNMSGSSQGILSKDPVDRERVQKDTDTCTEKTDDKPDNSVGGEQCLHKQNSVNSSKEFNFDNRKGDVSVTAGSGSEWWTNRKVAGKEGRSANSWAFFPMLQSEMN is encoded by the coding sequence AAAAAACGTTGGGGAGGCTGCTGGAGCCAATATTGGTGTTTTGGATCTTGTAAGAGCAGTAAAAGCAGCAAGCGAATTGGCCATGCTGTCCTTGTTCCAGAACCTGCTGCTCCAACAGGTCCAGCAGCTGCTGCTGCTGCACCAAATCCTTCAGCCGCCATTGTAATGCCGTTCATTGCCCCTCCATCTTCTCCTGCATCTTTTCTTCAATCTGATCCACCATCTGGTATTCAATCACCGCCTGGATTACTTTCACTCTCTGCTCTTGCGGCCAATGCTTACTCTTCTGGTGGTCCTGCATCCATGTTCACCATTGGTCCATATGCCTATGAGACCCAGTTAGTTTCTCCACCTGTATTTTCAGCCTTCACAACTGAACCGTCCACTGCTCCTTATACTCCCCCACCAGAATCTGTGCAGCAAACGACACCTTCATCCCCTGACGTTCCATTTGCTCAGTTGTTGGCATCTTCACTGGACCGGGCTCGTAAAAGTAATGGGAATCATAAGTTTCCATTATACAATTATGAATTTCATCCTTATCAACAATATCCTGGAAGCCCAGGTGGCCAGCTCATATCACCGGGATCAGCATTTTCAACTTCTGGTACTTCAACCCCATTCCCTGATAGACCCCCTACTCTTGAATTCCCCTTTCCCAAAGGGGAAACACCAAGGATCTTGGGTTTTGAACACTTCTCCACTCGAAGATGGGGTTCAAGACTAGGATCTGGGTCGTTGACGCCAGACGGTGCATGGCAAGGTTCAAGACTAGGCTCGGGATCGTTGACTCCTGATGGTATTGGGCTTGCTTCACGATTAGGCTCTGGGTGTGTGACACCTGATGGTCTGGGGCTGGAATCCAGGTTAGGTTCTGGCTGTTTGACACCTGACAGTGCTGGGCCAATCAATCAAAACAACATCTCTGTGCAAAACCAGATATCTAAGGAAGCAACTCTTGCAGATACGGACAATGGACATTCAAGTAATGCAACATTGATTGATCACAgagtttcatttgaattaaccGGGGAAGATGTTGCCCGCTGTCTTGCTAATAAAACCGGGGTATTGCTTCGAAACATGTCAGGGTCTTCACAAGGTATACTTTCCAAAGACCCTGTTGACAGAGAAAGGGTGCAAAAAGACACTGATACATGTACAGAGAAAACCGATGATAAGCCTGACAATTCTGTAGGAGGAGAGCAATGCCTTCACAAGCAAAATTCTGTAAATTCTTCCAAAGAATTCAATTTTGACAACCGGAAAGGTGATGTTTCTGTTACTGCTGGCAGTGGCTCTGAGTGGTGGACTAACAGGAAGGTTGCTGGGAAGGAAGGTAGATCAGCCAACAGTTGGGCTTTCTTCCCAATGTTACAGTCAGAAATGAACTGA